TCAATTCCTCCCACGTGCATTAATTCTTGACTTGTACCAATTTTTTCGTTTTTCAGGAAATATGGTATTTTCCATGCTCCTCGTCATGGGTTTAGGTATCTATATTGTGTCGATACCAATTTGGATAGGACCGATACATATAGGTTAATTTTACCTTGCTTTTTTCATAAAAGTGGatttttattactattttaccctgAAATGATAGAGATAACTGATCCGGATCGATCATATATTGGTATTGGTCTCAATCGATATCAACATGATATGGCCAATAAGatattgatacttgaaaccatgctcttTGTGGGTCTGTATTCGATTCTTATGTGAGTCTATTACATAATGGCGTTGAATCAGTGCATATGGATCACTTTAATCCATGCTTTTTCAAAAGAGTACATTTTTATCACTATTTTACCTCTTAGACAGTATGGGTAACTTATTCAAATTAGtcaggtattggtattggtatcggtatcggtcccAACAGATACAAATACAATACAATACCATCGATATGacaccaatacttgaaaccatgctcctGTGGGTTTGTACTTGGTCTCTATGTGAATCtattaggggtgtaagtttggccctgacggcctGAATCCACCCTGATCCCAAACAAGTACCGATCTAAAAATTTTGGTCATAAGTGTCGGCCTGACCCTGAAATTTCAGACCTTGAGTTAGGGttagggtgggtaagggttgatgttttTTGACTGCCCTGAATctggccttgatttttttacccaGACTTTTGGCCTGACATGGTCCTAGTTTTTGCCCATGATGTtgacttttggttttttgttttcttagaatgttctcttctttatttaaaatgacaaatgttATGAGATATTcagattgtttgccttattaggatgatctgtttgtttatcatgacaaataattagaattttttagattttttttttcttaggatgatctcctcatTGTTTgccataatagttggagttatttatattgttttaatgtttgctttaggatgttctcttcgtgacaagtaatttgtgactttgtattttttatctcctctttattatgaatattttttattttttagttatttcatattttgcatggttagggtcagggtcagggtcatggTCAATCAGGATCTTTCCGGCCCAACCCTAAAAattcagggtcaatcagggcggGTAAaagttgggcttgggttgaagttttgcaacCCTAAGTCAGGATCAAGACGGATTTGAGATTAGTTAAAGAGagtcagggttgggctagggttttaagaaacccaacccaacccagcctacTACACCCCTTGGATCCATTATGTAATTGTTAATAGGTCCTTGAActtgacaaaaaaataaaaatggaaattattttgatttgtttgttttttaaatattatataaCGAATCCACATAGTTATAACCAGGAGAAAGAAAATACGCATATTTTTTAAACAGGATATAAGAAAATATTAGAGGAAAATAGGAATTTAAATAACGGCGTCACCTTATCCATCTTATTCCAAATTAAATGTTACTTTTTTGCGTGTGAATGTAAAGCGTATTAGTGACGACTGACGAAGCATTCAATAAGACAGAAAATTACTCCTATATATACCCCATTACGACGCAATTGTCCCACTGATTCTGGTTTTCCTCTTATTCCAAAGCAGATCTTttagttttctttattttctttttttcgtgTTTCTCGTTTCGTCCAGGACTGAGTTGGCACCTGTGGATTCGAACGTTCGATTGAACGATAAATTCGAGTTCAGATTAGATACTTTGGATCCTCCGTTGATTTCCGCCATGAATCCTGAATagtaagcattttttttttgtttcctgtatgtttgatttcagtttctcctatattcattttttttttttggataggtttTCTCCTATATTCATGTTCCTTCTGGTATGTCTGTTTAAGTgtttgatttgaatttgtttCCTTGATCTGGATCTCATGGTTGGCTGtcgtttttcccccttcttttcttcGTCTCGCATCCCGAATTTCTTAGATTTGCGCTTTAcaatcttttatatttttttaacctttaTGATAAAAGGGAAAGATTTGGGTGTTCTTCAACTTTGTGCTGATTTGTCTGTTTTTATGTGTGTTCGGTTGCTTAATTTGGGTTGTCTTTTGGTATCTCTTTGGACCACTTGTTATTGTTTGTTTGATCCCATGAATTTATCGGTCAAACTTCATTTACTTTGATGCCTAACCCCCCNNNNNNNNNNNNNNNNNNNNCCCCCTTTTCTGCCTGATATGATGTAGATATTGATATAGAAACTGTTTTGGAAATTCTGGGCTACCCTTTTTTGTTGGGTTTTCCGTGTGTGTACTTGTGTGGATGGGGTTGAATTTTGTGATCAAAACTTCCTTCAGAAGGTGAagatgaaatatatattttatgttgtGCAACAAGGAAGCCTTACTAATCTTCTGTTGGTGAGTGATTGATATTATGTTAGGCTCAAAAGAGGTCTGTGAGTTATTGTCCACCTGATCTAAGTTGAGTGGATGCGGTAGGATGACAGTGGCATGTAAATTTGAAATGCAGGAGTTACTACTTGGAGAGGCAGGGTTTGGTATTAGCTTTTGTGAAAATATGGTGGATAAGGAGGTGGTTTGGTAAATTAGAAGTTGAAGTAGGGTTCCTATTATTAATGATCGAAAAAAAGAGAAGTCTTGTCTAGCTGTAGCACAATGCTTGTAGGCagttcaaaataaaattttgttaaTGATATTTGGGCATCTCATATCCCTATGCTTGTACTTCTGTTTATGTCAATGCAACTACTTGTCTAGCTGTAGCACATGGATCCTTTTGCTCCAATCTGCTGTATTCAAAGCCAGTTGTTACCAGTCCTAAGCCATGCATGTCCTTTTCTCACCACTTTTCTTAGAGTCATTTAGGCCTATCCCTACTCTTTTAGCTAGTTCAATCTGAATGAAATCACCCCTCTGTATTGGAGCATTCAAAGTCTCCATTtcacatgtccatgccacctcaaaatGATTTTCTCACAACTTATCAAGTATTAGAGGTACTCATAAATttagctctaatttgttcattccttatatatttttcagttttaccactcatcgaTCTCAACTTATTCATTTCAGCTACACTAGGtttgtttatatgttgtttcttcacTGCCCATCTTTCAGCTCCATGCATCATTGCTAATCAAGTTTATTGCCTCAAAACAAGGTGAATTGACATTTTTAGGAGTAATAaggctttgtttgtttttccccTCAGAGCCTGTACATCCcgcccccacttttttttttctctctgctttgattaattttttcattcctcatatattttttagttttacCCGTCATCTGCAACTCTCTCAGACCCATCGCTCCCTTGTCCCGCCTTCGCCCCACCATCTGCAACTCCCTCACTCCATCACTCCGTCGTCTTACCCCCACCCCATCTCTTACATCCCATCTTCCTTGGAATGTCTCCTTCCCCGCCAATGACATCAAATAGAGAGAGCGAGAAATATGATATACGTACTGTAGCGGAAGGCGGCTTAGAACAGTGGAAGGGGGATTGTGGAGTTTTAAACTAGGTAGGGAGAAGTGAAAACTGAGgggaaaggagaaagagggttCACTTTCTACTTCTGTATGGAACTGATACTGAAAAGGTCTATAGGTTCTCCAAAACACCATCAAACCCTTAGTCTCACTACTCCGATTATCAGGAATTTTCCTTGGTCCCCAAGGTCTGCTCTCTCACACTTGCAATGTGGAATTTAATTTCACCAACTTCTTTCCCCATTAGGGCTTTAGCCAATTTGTCACTATTCAAGTTCATTTCTTCTAACAGCTTGACCCAGTCATCGGCCGGAGTTTTGGAGGGATACCCGTACTCAGGTTCCTTATCTACCATGGTTTCAACCCCTCGTCCAGATTATCTATCTCAACCTCCCTATTTTCAGGTCTAGAAGAAGAAATAGCATCCGAACTAGTTGCTCTTTCAGACAAGGCTGTGGGCCTTTCCTCTTGCGTTTAATTTCATAGCTGTTGCTCTCCCTATCCATCACTGAGGCATTACGAAAATTTACCGTTACCACCATCTGCAACTCCCTCACCCCACCACCCCTGTCCCCACCCCCAACCTCTACTTCCTACATCGAAAAGAGGCTATAAGCGGTGGTTCTTAATTGAACTTTAAATATTCTTTGTTCTCTCATGCCAATCTGTTGCAACTATTAGAAATAGTGAGTGGATTTAAACAATTGTTGTAACTATGTTCTTCCCTTTTGACATTTGTCCTCCCCCATTCTAATATACTCATGTAAACTATCCCAAACCATACAAATATGTTTGTGGTAGACCACGTTGGTGGGCTAAGCAAGGTCTATCTGTTCTCTTGTATGTGGCTGTGTTTTCTCtgttttattatttccttcccTATCTGTAAACACCTCTGCTACATCCCTCCCTCCCCTTGCCTCCTTGGAGATAAATTGATACAGACCCCACTAACGCCTTAATTGATCTCCTCTGTCGTGTTACTTTTTTGTCAGGGGAGAAACTACGTTGGACTtagagtagaagaagaagagtttgcatTTGAGGGTTGGGAGATAGATGGGCATGAgggttcaaaagagaatgaagctTTGATTTGGCGATGGGAGGAGGAGACGTAGGTTAAGGGGAAGATTAATAGTTAGGGTATATAAGGGTAAaaatttaacttaaaaaaattgattaatcGGGACAGTGTTATCTTGGTTTAGATACCCCAAACATAATATGTAAAAGGTCGGGTACCTTAGCTGTAATTTCTCAAAACTTTAGGTACCCTAGGTGTCATTTAAgcccaccacccccacccccccaaaaaaaaaaaaaaaaaaaaaaaaaagggctctGTTTGGTAACAGAGTGTTGGAAGTGATTCttgaatgggaaaaaaaatctaaatcatTGTTTGGAAGGCACTTTATAGAATCACTTCTGTTACTGCACCcaataattatgaaaataccATTATATCTTGCTTAAAACACAAAAAATTAAATACCATTATCACTTTTGCCGTTATAACTATTAACCAGTATATACAAGAGAAAAAGAACTCTATCCGGGACATGTATCTCTGTCTCTCCCCTCCCCATGTGAGAAGGCATCTCTACAGGGAAGCACTCCCGGACAAAGAACCACTTACCTATATATAACTACAAAAAAGCCATTATGGCGTCTCACAAATAATTACGAAAATGCAATTGACACTTATAGCACTTAACATTGTATTTCATCGTTAAATTATTACTGAAGCAACAATATTGCTTACATGTCAGCTTTTACAATagaaaataattatgaaaatggCATTAGGAATCTCATTTacatcaataattacaaaaccgTCATTGACACATGGATGTTGTTGACTTTCAGTCATGGTTCTACAAGTTATAATGAGCAATTATGACCCCCAAGAACCAATGTGTTAACCATACCAAATGATGTAGATATACTTTTGTTGAAGCATAATAATACTCTATAAATATGAGTGTTTAATAAATGTTCAAATGAGTTACgtataaaattatcaaaatataagTGTTTCAAAAATCAAGTCTCCATCCCATAATGTCTAACCAACTGGTATGCAATATCCTTTATAAGACTATTCATCTCCTATGGGCTGAAGAGGTATTAGTCCAAATGGACCATCGTTCTCCTTTCCAACAGCAGTTGCCAGATTTGAATTCTTTATTATAGCACCATTGTTTCCTAGACATGCAAATTTTTGGTCTGCTCGTAGTTCTCGGAAGTGCACAATAGTAAGTGCAATGTAACCCTGGTATCTGAGGGAGAAAGGAGGCATCGGTTTTAAAATACCAAATCAATTTTTTAACACCCCAAAAGTCCGTCCAGTCACATTCCTTAGAGAGAAATGTCTATGGCTGAACAACTCCATAGGGGTTCTTGGTTGTCTTCTCCCTCTATCTTGCAAACGATATCACTCTCCTTTAAACAATATTAAATAGCCAGTCAAAGGTACCTGAGTCTATTACATAGTACTTTCCTATCACAGaatcttgaaaataaaaacaattagaAAACATAGTTGGGAAATTAAATTTGGTAATTTGAAATTTAACAAATGATGACATCATATACCTTGTGGGATGAGGAGATCTCAACCTTGGATTTCGTAGTGCTCCGTAGAAAACCTGGCAATCATTGGCACTTCCCTCCAAACTCTCATATACAAGTGTGAATTTTATGTCAACGGACATTCTTGTGCTTGCATCGCATTCTGGGTTGTTATTCCCTTCCATCCTCTACAAGGGATTTGATTTCCCGTAGGTACTTGAGCAGTAATATGTGTGTTCCTGTGATTTTATCTTTcatgtatttttcattttatcattttaaatctttaaaGTGTCTTTTGGGTGCTTGCTAGTTTTAGATGGAGTGAAATGTTCCTTTGTTTGAGGTCTATCTATTAACCAACTCTaatatttaatgaaattttctaCAAATTGTGTTTTGCAGCGACTATCTTTTCAAGCTGTTGCTTATTGGTGATTCTGGCGTTGGCAAATCATGCCTTCTATTGAGATTTGCGGTAAGGAACAGTCACTTTATTTCTTACGGGTTTTTTGCCCCCCCCTCCCACCCCCTCCAATATGCGTTTTGTGCATGCTTGAAAATGAAGATTATTTTACTATATAAAGGttagaaatgggaaaaaattggatcttatttaaaaaaatatatattggaaGACATAAAAGACATGAAGTTTGGGGAAATATATCATGAATATTACTAGTAGTGTATGCAAATAATTCTTAAGGACTGCCCACTAAGGCAAATTAAGCAGAGTCTGTTACTCTGCTGGAATAATTTCCTGTCTGTGCATTGGTTGAAAGGCCATCAAGAAGTTGGTATGTCATTTGCTCCTCGGTGGTGCTTTCTCTCACCAGTTTCCCTTTGCATATGTTTTATGGTTTAGTAGAGTGTAACCATGACATTCTTGAATTCAAAATNNNNNNNNNNNNNNNNNNNNNNNNNNNNNNNNNNNNNNNNNNNNNNNNNNNNNNNNNNNNNNNNNNNNNNNNNNNNNNNNNNNNNNNNNNNNNNNNNNNNAGTACCGACACCTATACCTAAACCTATAACCTGCAAATGACACCAATTGTTCTCTAAATGTGGACCATATGGAAATaaagatggtgatggtgatgatggtgacGGTGATTCTTGTACTTACCTTCACCTTCAGAATTTACTTTCTTTTCATATGGTTAGAAAATAATCATTTTGATTAATGACTACTAACAGAGTAAGTACCAGTTAATATCCTAATGAGTGTTACTTGGACTACTTGAGCCTAAAGTTCTTTGTTTGGGAGGTGAGAGGTAAGTGGGATTGCAAAGTAATGTGTACTTAATTAATCATTCTTTCCTTACAAAATTAATGACAGAAATTTTTTAACTCCTTCCCCTTTAGTCTCCCCAAAAAGATAACATCATGTTGGGAAGGGGAGGGACTTGGATATTGGAGGATGGAGATTCTCATTTGTTTGTTTATCAAAGATTGCTGAATCAGAAAAGGACGTAGTGCCAGATTGTTCTGCCCTTTTGTAcacaaaatcaacaaaaaagatTTACAGAGTTGTATACCCACGAGAGTTGcagaggaaagaagatgaagatgaagacagCTTTGTGGGTTTGAGGAGGGAGGAGGTAAGTGccaaaactaaaacaaataatGGAGTCTCCATTCAATATGAAAAGCTCCTTTGATCTTGACTAgtcattttccttttcccctCTCCCTAAGTCCCAACAAAGAAGTCTCAGCCCACATCAGACCTTTGGGGATGCACTGACTATGTCACCAGTCTCGCAGTCCCTAGTACCCTTTAAGCAGTAACATCACTATTCTGTATTTATGTCACACCTCTTGCTAAGCTGCTGCTATGGCCAACAAAATTTGCAGAGGAAAGGAAGACATCCCAAGCTGGAAAGGACCGGGTTTATCGGATCCTGTCCAATTAAAGGAATTAAGAAacacagagagggagagagacttGACTAGATGAGATCATGAGATTGAGATAGCAAGCTCTAActtttgctttttcttcttctttcttttttttttctttttcaaatatacAAATGCCAAACATGATCTCAAATTCTCAACAAAGTTAGCTTCTTTGAAGATTATAAGAtcagatgagaaaagaaattccCAAACAAAAGTATCCAACAGGAAAAAGGAATTTaaacccaaattaaaaagatCTTAAAAGAAGGTTCTTTAAtttaatacataaaaaaaaaaaaaattattagtaATAAGACCCAacccatctctctttctctctcttgctctgTCATAAGGTGTTGGGCTAAAATTCTACTGTTCTAATGGTGCAAGAGATCCTAAAGCCCCACCACAGCAATAATGTTGGAGGAGTCTATTAGCTTCCCTTAGACCACTGAAATATGCTCCATGGGTAGTAGAGTAATGTGTTCTGTGTGTAGCTTCCCCTGCAAATAGAATTTGAAGAGGCAGCGGAGAAGTTCCTTCAACAGTGTCACTGTTGCTATTTTTTGGCAATGGCTCGGCCATTAAATCTAAATCATCGCCGCTTGAACCCACTGCTACATAACTGTAAGAACCCATGAACAAAGGATTATTTCCCCATTGGCTCCTTAGAGCTTTAGTGAACTTTATCTCCTTCCCATGACTATGATTGCAGTAACTCACACACCCATTGCTGGTTTTGGGCTCAGGATCTGAAAAGAAATTAGAGACTGTTGTGGTGACTCCATttagaatttcatcttctttgagTGACTCGAGCTCTAGAGCTTCTTCCCCAGCAAACCAAGAGAGGACGACATTAGAGTTTTTGTAAATTGGACAGAGTGAAGCTGTCTTCCGCATCCACCAGGGGATCTTCTGGTGTCTGGTTTCTGAATCAGCCCGGTGGAACACCATTTCCAGGAAGGGAAAAGTTTCAAGATTCTCACTTTCTCGACCAAATTGCAGAAATAACTTGTTAACGACGCCAAACCCGAGCCTTGAAATTGCTTCGGTCTTGAAAGAGGGAAGTGGTGGATTAAACATACCTGACTTTTCCCGAATCCCTGCTTTGAGAACCCCCAACGACACAGTCACTATGACATGATCGGCCACCATTTCTGAACCATCTTCGAAACAGAGTCTCACAGGCCTGTTACTGCTGCAACCCCCATTGCTCTGCATCTCCAAAGACCTCACAACACCTTCTGGCTGCCATTCGATCCTCTTAACTTTCCTACCCAGTTGGATCAAACCCGTGGGAAGTGCAGACGCTAGCCACTCCACAATGCTCAAGTATCCCTTCGCAATGGTGATCTGCTCACCTGGGAACTCACGATATTCGTTCTCGGCATTGAAATCCAGGGTTGAGAGGTCCGCTGCCGAAGTATAAGTCCTCTCCGTGCTCTCGTGCATCGCAAAGATCGCTTCTTGGAGCTGCTTCGTGCTCCAACTACCATACCCACTGACATCGTCTCTCTGTTTCACAGAAACCCAGTAAGCTTCAAGGGCCCGTCGGAGGAAAGTACCAATGCCGAGGCCCTTCTTATGGGAGCACATTTCAAGAGCTTGAGCTGAAATTGCATGATAATCGACATCGAAACCGCCATTGCTGCTGTTCTCAGtggcctcttcttcttcactcagCTCCCCCTGAGCGAACTCCATCATATTCCGGTAAAGAGTAGAAATGGGTTCGATGACGGAGGGATGGAGCTGAAACCCACCTTCGGCTACTGTTACTGTGTCTTCGGAGAACCCGTCCATGCGCTCCCATGGCTGGTCTGACTCCAACACATGGATTTCTTGGGCAATTTTGTGAATGGGGCTTCCTATGATGCCATGGATCCAAGTGGCGCCCATCTCAATTTGGTCACCACCGAACTCCGATGTGTGAATTCTCCCACCAATTCTGTCTCCTCCTTCCACAACGCAGAGCTCAAATAACTCTGTTGCAGAGGTGGCACTATAAAGCTTATGAGCAGCTGTTACCCCTGCCATTCCTGCTCCTATGATCACGATTCTGGGTTTTTTGGCCaccatagttgcaggtttcacaAACATACAACAACAcaaacagagaagagagagagagagagagagagagagagagagagagagttgagcaAAGAACAGACCAAGTCAGAGAGGaggaagcagagagagagagagagagagtggcgtGGTGTGTTTGGTTGGATTTTAAGTATAACAGGGGATATATAAGTAGGCAGGGAAAGGGTGAACGTTTGTTAATAAAGATGGGAATCAAATTAATttactaattttatttatattttatttcatttttattttgtggcaatattttatttcttttgctcAAATAAAGACGAGGCACTCCTTTTTCTTAGATCTTATTAATTAAACATTTAGATAAGAGAGATAACTTCTAACAAGAACTTTAAGGATAGGGATTAGGGAATCACATTACCCCTTATCATCAGAGTACTCAAAGTTTTCAATCGTAAACTACCCAGCTCATGGTTTTAATTCATGGTATTAGAATGGATATGGACTAGTTTCAGGACCGATAAAATAGCAACATAGTCGATATTGATTATGTATTGGTTGAATCGATTAAAAaatgtactcttttttttttttggctgacaTGAGCTACATGTATTAATATCATATTTTTATTGGCTGATCCGATGTCAATACCTAAGACCATATCAAGTTGTGATGTGTTAATTATGATGGGGGAAGTGTTTCCTATGGGGAGCACAATCCCTGAGTGCGAGAGTCGAGAAACATACAAGGAAGCTTTAATAGGgatatcattttgcatttctaggggtggggtggtcattttgcacccTTTCCCCTTGTAATGAAATGTGTGGATATGAACTTAAGCAGGAGAAGATGGAGACCAAGAATTACATGGAGGTTTACATATTTTTCTggtaagaaaagaagaagcttttcctaataatagaaaagaagaaatattttaaaaatacccCATTTTAGCAAGCGGTGTAGCAAAATCTAgtaaagtggagagagagatggcTCACCCGTAAACCTGCATGGAGGTTTAGATATTTTTTCAATAAGAAAGAAGCAGCTTTTCCTAATAAaggaagaaatatttcaaaaatatcCCATTTTGGCAAGTAGTGTAGCAAAGtgtacagagagagagagagagatggctcACTTGTAAACCTGCAAAATATATTAGTTAGGAGAgaatttcattttaatatattttttttaatattaagatgagaaattatcattttaaataaaaattgtattGACAATGAAAAACCCATGGGACCCAAAGATCCAACTATATGTTAAGCTGCAATATGCTGATTATGATTTAATATAGACTttaggaggagaagaagaagaagaagaagaagaagaagaagaagaagaagatgagatatATGAGGGGtttgcaattttttattttttattttttatttttttattataggtAAAGAGGGGAAGTAGATGACAGCCATGAGGCTAGAATTGTGGTTGGTAGTAATAACAATTTTCATTTTGCAAAGTGAAgtgtgagagagagatgccCAGAtgaattcattcttttttttttttttgtaattttacatTGAGAACTTGCCATTTTAAgcaaagaggggaaaaaaaaaaatacccattcAAAGTATCCAATTATTTAACTATCAACAATCAAGATGTGATGTGGATATTATGATCGGATATGACCTAAGGaggggaaaggaaaggaattACATGAGAGTTTACATCTTTAGTATAAAGGAAGAACCTTTTCTTAATAATAGCAAAAGAAGAAACATTTCATAGagctttcataagaaaaaaaatcataaagacCCCATTTTGACTGGTAGTGAAgcgaaataaaattttcattttgcgCACAAGTACACACACAAAAGATGTGCTATAACTATCAACTTCAAGTTGTGATGTGCTAATCAATCGAGGACAAcataagaaggagaaggagagggagaaaataaagaattataTGGGAGTCTACATCTATAGTAAGATAGGAAGAAACATTTCATAAGGACCCTATTAGCAAAGTCAAGAGAGAGATGGCTGACCTGCAAACCTGAACAATTTACTTAATTTAGAGATAAAtttcattatgattttttttttttaattttaaaatgagAAATGATCATTTTACATAAACATTTTACCAACAATGAAAAACCCATGGGACCCAATGTATTCCAACTATCAATTATCAAGCTGTGGTGTATGATTAATATCGATATAGACTTGAAGAAGAGCACGGGGGAAACAAAGAATAATGAGGATTTACATCTTTTCTAGTAAGAAAGGATGAAGttgtgtagagagagagagagagagagagagagagagagagaaatttcattctaaaattttgttttaattttaaaatgaaataattatttttggaaaaaatatttatgggcATAAAAACAATATCCATAATATTATGGATTTGCAGAGCAAGTTGATACTGCCACCCCTCTCTTTTTGGGTCACAGCCCCCACTCTTGGTGCCCTcttggaaaaaatatttatgggcCTATGGGCCTTTTAAGCAATGACCTCAAAAGAAGGATCGAAGAAATCCGAAGAAATCCGAAGAAAccctaaccaatcaaataacCAATACGTGGAGTAATTCCTATTCAGTCTTCTGTTAATATCTACTTAGAACTCAGTAGAAGCAACAATGACCTCAATAGAAAGGGGACCATCTATTTGACTTTTGCTTGTTCTAAAGTAAATTGAAATCAGTTGAGAACAATCTCAATTCCGATCGATTTAGATCAAGGTTTGTAATCTCAGTTCTTGAATTGAGATTGGTCTTAGTTGATGACAATCTAGATCACCTTGGATCGGatagatttgatttgaattaattgattttttatatgaaaactaGGGTTGTCTTCGATATGTATTGTCAGAATAGATTTTGGGTCTATAACGTACTTTGAAACTTTATTGTTTTCTAATTTTCACACTTCATAATGCATTGTCAAAATCTACTTCAATAAtatataccaaacacagcctaaggttAGAGCCTATTGGGATTGATTCTTCATTGATGTGAATGGAAACCAAGCCAATCCCAATTCCAGGTTTTTAATCTTTGATCGAACCCCACCCACCACACCCACCACAAGCAACCAAAGAAGTGCCCAACCAGTACCATCCCAAGAACTCATTTATTACAAATGGGTTAGGATCGAAATGCTCAATTTAGGTCTAGTCTCTGACCTAATCATTCGTTTTAATG
This genomic stretch from Macadamia integrifolia cultivar HAES 741 chromosome 2, SCU_Mint_v3, whole genome shotgun sequence harbors:
- the LOC122057339 gene encoding probable polyamine oxidase 5; protein product: MFVKPATMVAKKPRIVIIGAGMAGVTAAHKLYSATSATELFELCVVEGGDRIGGRIHTSEFGGDQIEMGATWIHGIIGSPIHKIAQEIHVLESDQPWERMDGFSEDTVTVAEGGFQLHPSVIEPISTLYRNMMEFAQGELSEEEEATENSSNGGFDVDYHAISAQALEMCSHKKGLGIGTFLRRALEAYWVSVKQRDDVSGYGSWSTKQLQEAIFAMHESTERTYTSAADLSTLDFNAENEYREFPGEQITIAKGYLSIVEWLASALPTGLIQLGRKVKRIEWQPEGVVRSLEMQSNGGCSSNRPVRLCFEDGSEMVADHVIVTVSLGVLKAGIREKSGMFNPPLPSFKTEAISRLGFGVVNKLFLQFGRESENLETFPFLEMVFHRADSETRHQKIPWWMRKTASLCPIYKNSNVVLSWFAGEEALELESLKEDEILNGVTTTVSNFFSDPEPKTSNGCVSYCNHSHGKEIKFTKALRSQWGNNPLFMGSYSYVAVGSSGDDLDLMAEPLPKNSNSDTVEGTSPLPLQILFAGEATHRTHYSTTHGAYFSGLREANRLLQHYCCGGALGSLAPLEQ